In Neoarius graeffei isolate fNeoGra1 chromosome 9, fNeoGra1.pri, whole genome shotgun sequence, one genomic interval encodes:
- the LOC132891365 gene encoding zona pellucida sperm-binding protein 4-like — MANTGVRLVLVGLFLVSSMSASLLPVKLPSQDPWLPVKPTLQLQTPGHVDKCQVQDYERVPCGEPGIKATRCNAISCCLDGQGCYYGKMVTVQCTLDGQFVLVVARDTTLPRISLDSISLLGGNSGPCSPVDSNTAFAIYQFPVTACGTTRKVQAGYVVYENRMFSTYDVGVGPHGSITRDTHYELYFQCKYSGVGFGALAIEPSVNHLVPVVAPGPLQVELRLGKGSCVTKGCVEEQVAYTSYYSVPDYPVIKVLREPVYVEVHITGRTDPNIVLVLGDCWATTSPNPYSLPQWDLLVNGCPYKDDRYLSKLIPVTGMSGLAYPSHYRHFVLKMFTFVDQTSVAPLHEMLYIHCSTAVCLPTAQDSCEPMCTKRRRDAAAGGRSPGASGIVSSGGVIFMQV, encoded by the exons ATGGCAAATACAGGGGTTAGGTTGGTGCTTGTGGGGCTTTTTCTTGTAAGCAGTATGTCTGCATCCCTACTACCTGTGAAATTGCCTTCTCAAGATCCTTGGCTTCCTGTAAAACCTACTTTGCAGCTACAGACTCCTGGCCATGTTGACAAATGTCAAGTGCAAGACTATGAAAGGGTTCCTTGTGGAGAACCTGGTATAAAAGCTACTCGATGCAATGCTATAAGCTGCTGTCTTGATGGCCAGGGGTGCTATTATGGGAAAATGG TGACAGTCCAGTGTACCCTTGATGGCCAGTTTGTGTTGGTGGTGGCCAGAGACACAACACTTCCTAGGATAAGCCTGGACTCTATCAGCCTGTTGGGAGGAAACTCAGGACCCTGTAGTCCTGTTGACTCAAACACAGCCTTTGCTATATACCAGTTCCCTGTAACTGCTTGTGGGACTACCAGGAAG GTACAAGCTGGTTATGTGGTCTATGAAAACAGGATGTTCTCTACCTATGATGTTGGAGTTGGACCCCATGGCTCAATTACAAGAGACACTCACTATGA GCTTTACTTCCAGTGTAAATATTCAGGTGTTGGCTTTGGGGCTCTGGCTATTGAACCTTCAGTCAATCATCTTGTGCCTGTTGTTGCTCCTGGACCACTCCAAGTAGAACTAAGATTAGGAAAAGGTTCATGTGTCACAAAGGGTTGTGTAGAAG AACAAGTAGCCTATACCTCATACTACAGTGTTCCTGACTACCCTGTGATAAAGGTTCTGAGGGAGCCTGTGTATGTTGAGGTGCATATCACTGGGAGAACTGACCCAAATATTGTCCTGGTTTTGGGTGACTGCTGGGCAACTACTTCCCCTAACCCATATAGCCTTCCCCAATGGGACCTTTTGGTGAATGG GTGTCCATACAAGGATGACCGCTATCTGTCCAAGCTGATACCAGTGACTGGGATGTCTGGACTTGCATACCCTTCTCATTACAGACACTTTGTCCTGAAGATGTTTACGTTTGTGGATCAGACCtctgtggctccactgcatgagatG ctctaCATCCACTGCAGTACAGCTGTCTGTCTCCCAACTGCACAAGACTCTTGTGAACCAATGTGCACCAAGAGAA gAAGAGATGCTGCAGCAGGAGGGAGGTCTCCTGGTGCATCAGGAATAGTGTCTAGTGGAGGAGTGATCTTTATGCAAGT